A single region of the Rhipicephalus microplus isolate Deutch F79 chromosome 10, USDA_Rmic, whole genome shotgun sequence genome encodes:
- the LOC142774652 gene encoding ubiquitin carboxyl-terminal hydrolase MINDY-2-like isoform X2 has protein sequence MEQPSTQQQEFAPVEGGAGAETASVSEASEAAAPAQAEAAFPPETTTSCTSPNAEQPPQSVYHIKWVRWNNQKTPIVTQNENGPCPLIAIINVLTLKGLVKLPQTLDIVTVEQLMEHLGDCILSSIPKDIPESAQLNYEQNMHDAIAILPKLQTGLDVNVRFTGVKDFEYTPECIVFDLLRIPLYHGWLLDPESPEIFAAVGSCSYNQLVEKIINNKSSTKPEMVTEALLAEAFLERTASQLTYHGLCELNSTLTEDELCVLFRNNHFITLYKRKDRLYQLVTDQGFLNEPDVVWESLINVEGDGQFADSDFIVNPPKPRCLTTEQQIDRDEELAKQLQEEEHHRALSRPPTRNASGSAQDAVESTGRQRQSNSSPPSKKDCSIL, from the exons ATGGAACAGCCAAGCACACAGCAGCAAGAGTTTGCACCTGTCGAAGGAGGAGCAGGAGCAGAAACTGCATCGGTCAGCGAGGCCAGTGAAGCGGCTGCGCCGGCACAGGCAGAAGCAGCTTTCCCCCCTGAGACGACGACCTCGTGTACCAGCCCAAATGCCGAGCAGCCACCGCAGTCCGTGTACCACATCAAGTGGGTGCGGTGGAACAATCAGAAAACGCCCATTGTCACACAG AACGAGAATGGGCCCTGTCCCTTGATTGCCATCATCAACGTCCTCACCCTGAAAGGTCTCGTCAAGCTTCCACAAACACTCGATATTGTGACCGTTGAACAGCTCATGGAGCATCTGGGGGACTGCATACTGTCCTCTATACCGAAG GACATTCCAGAAAGTGCGCAGCTTAATTACGAGCAAAACATGCACGATGCCATTGCCATCCTGCCGAAGCTGCAAACGGGGTTGGACGTAAACGTTCGATTCACAGG TGTAAAGGATTTCGAGTACACGCCCGAGTGCATCGTGTTCGATCTGCTGCGAATTCCTCTGTACCACGGTTGGCTGCTCGACCCCGAGTCACCAGAGATCTTTGCAGCGGTCGGCAGCTGCAGCTACAACCAACTCGTGGAAAAGATAATCAACAACAAGTCTTCTACAAAGCCAGAAATGGTCACTGAAG CACTGTTAGCTGAAGCTTTCCTGGAGCGAACAGCATCACAGCTGACCTACCACGGCCTGTGCGAGTTGAACTCCACGCTAACGGAAGACGAACTGTGTGTCCTCTTTCGCAATAACCACTTTATCACCTTGTATAAACGAAAG GACCGTCTGTATCAGCTGGTAACGGATCAAGGATTCCTGAATGAGCCAGATGTAGTCTGGGAGTCATTGATCAACGTCGAGGGCGACGGCCAGTTTGCAGATTCCGACTTCATCGTGAACCCGCCCAAGCCTCGGTGCCTCACCACCGAGCAGCAAATCGATCGGGA CGAGGAGCTCGCGAAGCAGCTTCAGGAGGAAGAGCACCACAGGGCACTGTCGCGTCCCCCCACGCGCAACGCATCAGGTTCAGCGCAGGACGCTGTCGAATCAACGGGGCGGCAAAGGCAAAGCAACAGTAGCCCACCGTCCAAGAAAGAC TGTTCAATCCTGTAG
- the LOC142774652 gene encoding ubiquitin carboxyl-terminal hydrolase MINDY-2-like isoform X1 has product MEQPSTQQQEFAPVEGGAGAETASVSEASEAAAPAQAEAAFPPETTTSCTSPNAEQPPQSVYHIKWVRWNNQKTPIVTQNENGPCPLIAIINVLTLKGLVKLPQTLDIVTVEQLMEHLGDCILSSIPKDIPESAQLNYEQNMHDAIAILPKLQTGLDVNVRFTGVKDFEYTPECIVFDLLRIPLYHGWLLDPESPEIFAAVGSCSYNQLVEKIINNKSSTKPEMVTEALLAEAFLERTASQLTYHGLCELNSTLTEDELCVLFRNNHFITLYKRKDRLYQLVTDQGFLNEPDVVWESLINVEGDGQFADSDFIVNPPKPRCLTTEQQIDRDYLVALSLHHEQVHHEQTKNDALQSFVQPVEPLDHNAIRADEELAKQLQEEEHHRALSRPPTRNASGSAQDAVESTGRQRQSNSSPPSKKDCSIL; this is encoded by the exons ATGGAACAGCCAAGCACACAGCAGCAAGAGTTTGCACCTGTCGAAGGAGGAGCAGGAGCAGAAACTGCATCGGTCAGCGAGGCCAGTGAAGCGGCTGCGCCGGCACAGGCAGAAGCAGCTTTCCCCCCTGAGACGACGACCTCGTGTACCAGCCCAAATGCCGAGCAGCCACCGCAGTCCGTGTACCACATCAAGTGGGTGCGGTGGAACAATCAGAAAACGCCCATTGTCACACAG AACGAGAATGGGCCCTGTCCCTTGATTGCCATCATCAACGTCCTCACCCTGAAAGGTCTCGTCAAGCTTCCACAAACACTCGATATTGTGACCGTTGAACAGCTCATGGAGCATCTGGGGGACTGCATACTGTCCTCTATACCGAAG GACATTCCAGAAAGTGCGCAGCTTAATTACGAGCAAAACATGCACGATGCCATTGCCATCCTGCCGAAGCTGCAAACGGGGTTGGACGTAAACGTTCGATTCACAGG TGTAAAGGATTTCGAGTACACGCCCGAGTGCATCGTGTTCGATCTGCTGCGAATTCCTCTGTACCACGGTTGGCTGCTCGACCCCGAGTCACCAGAGATCTTTGCAGCGGTCGGCAGCTGCAGCTACAACCAACTCGTGGAAAAGATAATCAACAACAAGTCTTCTACAAAGCCAGAAATGGTCACTGAAG CACTGTTAGCTGAAGCTTTCCTGGAGCGAACAGCATCACAGCTGACCTACCACGGCCTGTGCGAGTTGAACTCCACGCTAACGGAAGACGAACTGTGTGTCCTCTTTCGCAATAACCACTTTATCACCTTGTATAAACGAAAG GACCGTCTGTATCAGCTGGTAACGGATCAAGGATTCCTGAATGAGCCAGATGTAGTCTGGGAGTCATTGATCAACGTCGAGGGCGACGGCCAGTTTGCAGATTCCGACTTCATCGTGAACCCGCCCAAGCCTCGGTGCCTCACCACCGAGCAGCAAATCGATCGGGA TTACCTGGTTGCCTTAAGCTTGCACCACGAGCAAGTGCACcatgagcaaacgaaaaacgacgCTTTGCAGTCCTTCGTCCAACCTGTTGAGCCACTCGACCACAACGCCATCCGCGCAGA CGAGGAGCTCGCGAAGCAGCTTCAGGAGGAAGAGCACCACAGGGCACTGTCGCGTCCCCCCACGCGCAACGCATCAGGTTCAGCGCAGGACGCTGTCGAATCAACGGGGCGGCAAAGGCAAAGCAACAGTAGCCCACCGTCCAAGAAAGAC TGTTCAATCCTGTAG
- the LOC119180873 gene encoding large ribosomal subunit protein bL28m — MSAGKKFVPIFERFPAHYRRFLEDMKRKPAPVHYKPPAEKYVRHPVTQVILRTEERPIRVVYPRECHEGIWGGEGIVPGYAPDSSGYHVKYFTPQLKRFVVYSEILDKYMRVTVTERTLILINEHCGFDLYILKTPVQDLHSQLALDLRRKMLLALARKDLYPDNPEKQKAMLEKYKDFIVSEEEADWFGLTLWKAEKKLMDYEDALPKPKPLKYQFLNDFIEELKLKEVKKKQEEAAAESQKSWVSKLNPFRRSPSSDTNS; from the exons ATGTCCGCCGGGAAGAAATTTGTGCCCATCTTCGAACGATTTCCGGCGCATTATCGCCGCTTTCTCGAAGATATGAAGAGAAAGCCCGCTCCCGTACACTACAAGCCTCCGGCGGAGAAATACGTCAGGCATCCCGTAACGCAAGTCAT CTTGAGGACGGAGGAGAGACCAATTCGTGTGGTGTACCCAAGGGAATGTCATGAAGGCATCTGGGGTGGAGAAGGCATTGTACCCGGTTATGCTCCGGATAGCAGCGGGTACCACGTCAAGTACTTCACGCCGCAGTTGAAGCGGTTCGTGGTCTACAGCGAGATCCTGGACAAGTACATGCGTGTCACGGTTACCGAGAGGACGTTGATCCTCATCAACGAACATTGCGGGTTCGACCTGTACATCTTGAAG actccgGTGCAAGATCTACACTCACAGCTTGCACTTGATCTTAGGCGGAAAATGTTGCTGGCTTTGGCGAGGAAAGACCTGTACCCCGACAACCCGGAGAAGCAGAAAGCAATGCTGGAGAAGTACAAGGACTTTATTGTATCT GAGGAAGAAGCGGACTGGTTTGGCTTGACGCTCTGGAAGGCCGAGAAGAAGCTCATGGACTACGAGGATGCCCTTCCGAAGCCCAAGCCTCTCAAGTATCAGTTCCTGAACGACTTCATCGAGGAGCTAAAGC TGAAAGAGGTGAAGAAGAAGCAGGAGGAGGCAGCTGC cgaGTCGCAGAAAAGCTGGGTCTCAAAACTCAACCCATTTAGGCGGTCACCATCGTCGGACACAAACTCGTAG